The Candidatus Woesearchaeota archaeon genome contains a region encoding:
- a CDS encoding endonuclease V encodes MIMRAEAINYQRLRDIQKRMAREISLKDQLRANQIHLIAGFDLSFTPGSNIICSAILLDYKTLTVLEQQFTVSEEVMPYVPTFLAFREGPPIIETYRKLGMEPDVLMIDGNGILHPYKVGIATHVGISLGKPTIGVAKQLLCGTVKQGKVFVNDELRGLEVTTKEHAKPIYVSPGHLISLTRSVEITRHCLKGHKLPEPLQLAHKFANDIRKEQTKVDVAKQV; translated from the coding sequence ATGATCATGCGGGCAGAAGCCATCAATTATCAACGATTGCGTGACATTCAAAAGCGCATGGCGAGAGAAATTTCGCTCAAAGATCAGTTGAGAGCAAACCAAATTCATCTTATCGCTGGTTTTGATTTATCCTTTACTCCAGGAAGTAACATTATCTGCTCGGCTATTCTTCTTGATTATAAAACCTTAACCGTCCTTGAGCAACAGTTTACTGTAAGCGAAGAGGTAATGCCGTATGTCCCTACCTTCTTAGCCTTTCGTGAGGGCCCCCCTATTATCGAGACCTATCGTAAATTGGGCATGGAGCCTGATGTGCTGATGATTGATGGTAATGGAATTCTGCATCCATACAAAGTAGGCATAGCAACCCATGTAGGGATTAGCCTTGGTAAACCAACCATTGGCGTTGCAAAACAACTGCTCTGTGGTACGGTCAAACAAGGAAAGGTATTTGTGAATGATGAGCTTCGGGGTCTAGAAGTAACCACTAAGGAGCATGCGAAGCCCATCTATGTGAGTCCAGGACACCTCATTTCCTTAACGAGGAGTGTGGAGATTACAAGGCATTGCTTGAAAGGTCATAAATTACCAGAACCACTTCAATTAGCTCATAAATTTGCCAATGATATCAGAAAAGAACAGACAAAGGTAGATGTTGCAAAGCAAGTTTAA